In Sulfurihydrogenibium subterraneum DSM 15120, a single window of DNA contains:
- the amrS gene encoding AmmeMemoRadiSam system radical SAM enzyme → MKVQAWLSEKRKENKVLCKACSQRCVLDVGEYGKCGIRKNEDGQLYLTVYGLAAAYNIDPIEKKPLFHFLPSTDILSVGTVGCNFSCKFCQNWEISQYPKEHNFDVFGENLIPQTIVNIAKTQNIPSIAFTYNEPVVVFEYAYDTFKLAKEYGIKTVFVSSGYETKEALDTIRPYLDAANIDLKAFTDKFYREICGARLKPVLEAIEYAYKLGIWIEITTLIIPGENDSKEELRDIARFIASIDKDIPWHISKFYPMYKMKDHPPTPISKLIEAYDIGKEEGLNYVYVGNVLDEDRESTYCPNCNFKVIERSGYVGQFVKNHLVDGKCTKCATAIKGVWK, encoded by the coding sequence ATGAAAGTACAAGCATGGTTATCAGAAAAAAGGAAAGAAAATAAAGTTTTATGTAAAGCATGTTCTCAAAGGTGTGTTTTAGATGTTGGAGAGTATGGTAAATGTGGTATAAGAAAAAACGAGGATGGTCAGCTTTACTTAACAGTTTATGGCTTGGCAGCTGCCTATAATATAGACCCTATAGAAAAAAAACCATTATTCCATTTTCTACCCAGTACAGATATTCTATCCGTTGGAACTGTAGGATGTAATTTTAGTTGTAAATTCTGTCAAAACTGGGAGATTTCTCAATATCCGAAAGAGCATAACTTTGATGTTTTTGGCGAAAATCTTATCCCACAAACCATTGTAAATATAGCAAAAACTCAGAATATTCCTTCTATAGCTTTTACCTATAACGAGCCGGTAGTTGTTTTTGAGTATGCTTACGACACATTTAAACTTGCTAAAGAGTACGGTATTAAAACTGTTTTTGTTAGTAGCGGTTATGAAACCAAAGAAGCTCTTGACACTATAAGACCTTATTTAGATGCGGCAAACATAGATTTAAAAGCTTTTACAGATAAATTTTACAGAGAAATCTGTGGTGCAAGATTAAAACCAGTTTTAGAGGCTATAGAATACGCATACAAATTGGGTATATGGATAGAGATTACAACTTTAATAATACCAGGAGAAAATGATAGTAAAGAAGAGTTAAGAGATATAGCAAGATTTATAGCATCTATAGATAAAGATATTCCTTGGCATATATCAAAATTTTACCCTATGTATAAGATGAAAGACCATCCACCTACACCTATATCTAAACTTATTGAGGCTTACGATATAGGAAAAGAAGAAGGATTAAACTATGTATACGTAGGAAATGTATTAGATGAAGATAGAGAGTCAACCTACTGTCCAAACTGTAATTTTAAAGTTATAGAAAGGTCTGGATACGTTGGACAGTTTGTTAAAAACCACCTTGTAGATGGTAAATGTACTAAATGTGCTACTGCTATAAAAGGAGTTTGGAAATAA
- a CDS encoding phosphatidate cytidylyltransferase — protein MNELLKRILSALILSILVIVGIIYLPVSAVKIAISLITVLCIYEVFKLLDKKLTGIYSKQVLFVSFLSSISLLFFSFYLSIMIITLYSFFTAVKKYDLNYLSYSIFGFFYGVFFPSSLGLLASIDKNLLFVLFSVVWTGDTLAYFVGKNFGKNKLSPILSPKKTWEGAVGSFLGSVVGGFLAIKFFNFQIYWIIPVVVSAVLLQVGDLFESFIKRQVNVKDSSNLIPGHGGILDRIDSLIFASAVFFMFYELLKSFSIAS, from the coding sequence ATGAATGAACTTTTAAAAAGAATTTTATCAGCTTTAATTCTCTCTATTTTAGTAATTGTTGGAATTATATATTTACCTGTTTCAGCTGTTAAGATAGCTATCTCACTTATAACAGTTTTGTGTATTTACGAAGTTTTTAAGTTACTTGATAAAAAGTTGACAGGCATTTACAGTAAACAAGTCTTATTTGTTAGCTTTCTATCTTCTATTTCTCTTTTGTTTTTTTCTTTTTATCTATCAATTATGATTATTACCCTTTACAGCTTCTTTACAGCTGTTAAAAAGTATGATTTAAATTATTTAAGCTACAGTATTTTTGGATTTTTCTACGGTGTTTTTTTTCCATCTTCTTTGGGACTTCTTGCGAGTATTGATAAAAATCTTTTGTTTGTTTTATTTAGCGTTGTCTGGACTGGAGATACTCTTGCTTACTTTGTAGGTAAAAACTTTGGTAAAAATAAACTATCTCCAATTTTATCTCCTAAAAAGACTTGGGAAGGAGCTGTTGGAAGTTTTTTAGGGTCGGTTGTTGGAGGGTTTTTAGCTATAAAATTTTTTAATTTTCAAATTTACTGGATAATTCCTGTTGTAGTTTCTGCTGTTTTACTTCAGGTAGGAGACTTGTTTGAAAGCTTTATAAAAAGGCAAGTAAATGTTAAAGATTCTTCAAACTTAATTCCAGGTCATGGAGGAATATTAGACAGAATAGACTCTCTTATTTTTGCCTCAGCTGTATTTTTTATGTTTTATGAGTTGTTAAAGTCTTTTTCCATTGCATCTTGA
- the rpmA gene encoding 50S ribosomal protein L27 produces the protein MASKASGGSTRNGRDSISKRLGVKRYDGQVVRAGNILIRQRGTKVYPGKNVGMGKDYTLFALIDGKVKFETSKGKKVVSVYPVES, from the coding sequence ATGGCATCAAAGGCAAGTGGTGGTTCAACACGTAACGGTCGTGATAGTATATCTAAACGCCTTGGAGTTAAAAGATACGATGGGCAGGTTGTAAGAGCAGGTAACATTCTAATAAGACAGAGAGGAACAAAGGTATATCCCGGTAAAAATGTTGGAATGGGAAAAGATTACACTCTCTTTGCCTTAATTGATGGAAAAGTTAAGTTTGAAACATCTAAAGGTAAAAAAGTTGTAAGCGTATATCCTGTAGAAAGTTAA
- the hfq gene encoding RNA chaperone Hfq, producing the protein MAKQKDNRLQEKFLNTIRKEKVRCDVYLVNGVKLEGKIKYFDNFTLLLKEGPRQVLVYKHAITTIAPKKEIEFEFDQEEAQDQE; encoded by the coding sequence ATGGCAAAACAAAAAGACAACAGACTTCAAGAAAAGTTTTTAAACACAATAAGAAAAGAAAAAGTTAGATGTGATGTTTATCTTGTAAATGGAGTAAAGTTAGAAGGAAAGATAAAATACTTTGATAACTTTACATTACTACTCAAAGAAGGACCAAGACAGGTATTAGTTTATAAACACGCTATAACAACCATCGCACCTAAAAAAGAGATAGAGTTTGAATTTGACCAAGAAGAAGCCCAAGACCAAGAATAA
- a CDS encoding hydroxyacid dehydrogenase, with the protein MKVHFFEVEDWERLYLEKKIKDMGLDVEVEFTKEPLDDTNVELYKNIDVAIVFIYSKLNKDVLSKMANLKLIITRSTGYDHIDVEYTSKNSITVCNVPGYGNNTVAEYTFALILALARKFKPMIERTSKGIFSRDGLTGIDLMGKTIGVIGAGRIGKHVIRIAYGFGMKILVYDRYKDKELIDKYGVEYVGLEDLLRMSDIVTLHVPYNKSTHHLINRFNIKLMKLDAMLVNTSRGPVVEMEAIVQALKEGRLAGGVGLDTFEAEEVLIEEEYLKRDDIPAIKLKKALESFYVLHSENVIVSPHNAYNTKDALYRILDITLDNLKSYLEGNPKNKVEANVNA; encoded by the coding sequence ATGAAAGTTCACTTTTTTGAAGTAGAAGATTGGGAAAGACTTTATCTAGAAAAGAAGATAAAAGACATGGGATTAGATGTTGAAGTTGAATTTACAAAAGAACCTCTTGATGATACAAATGTAGAGCTTTACAAAAATATAGATGTGGCTATAGTGTTTATATACTCAAAACTTAATAAAGACGTTTTAAGTAAGATGGCCAATTTAAAACTTATTATAACCCGTTCTACTGGATACGACCATATAGACGTTGAATACACATCAAAAAATAGCATAACTGTTTGCAACGTTCCTGGGTACGGAAACAATACAGTTGCAGAGTACACTTTTGCCTTAATTCTTGCACTTGCAAGGAAGTTTAAACCAATGATAGAAAGGACTTCAAAAGGTATATTTTCAAGGGATGGTTTAACAGGAATAGATTTGATGGGGAAAACTATCGGCGTAATCGGAGCAGGAAGAATAGGAAAACACGTTATAAGGATTGCATACGGCTTTGGTATGAAAATACTTGTTTATGATAGGTATAAAGATAAAGAGTTGATAGATAAATACGGTGTTGAGTACGTAGGACTTGAAGATTTACTTAGAATGTCTGATATAGTCACATTACACGTTCCTTATAACAAATCTACTCATCATCTTATAAATAGATTTAACATTAAACTTATGAAACTTGATGCAATGCTTGTAAACACTTCTCGAGGTCCTGTCGTTGAGATGGAGGCTATTGTTCAAGCGCTTAAAGAAGGTAGACTTGCAGGTGGAGTAGGTTTAGATACATTTGAAGCTGAAGAAGTTTTAATAGAAGAAGAGTATCTAAAAAGAGATGATATTCCTGCAATAAAACTAAAAAAAGCGTTAGAATCTTTTTACGTATTACATTCAGAAAACGTTATAGTATCACCCCATAACGCCTATAACACAAAAGATGCTTTATATAGAATACTTGATATAACATTAGATAACCTTAAATCTTACTTAGAAGGAAATCCTAAAAACAAAGTAGAGGCAAATGTAAATGCTTAA
- a CDS encoding DUF29 domain-containing protein, which yields MKTLYVSKEELKQLYNKDFPLWVEINLRFLKEKSYELVDWDNLIEEIEDMGRRDLDACISFLAVILEHMYKLDNFRGLAGGENAGKSWIKSIKNSRVRIHILFERYPSLKSKLPNELKTAWILARGRLKIWLINNNYNPDDFNIPTESPYSYQDAMEKDFNNS from the coding sequence ATGAAAACACTATATGTTTCAAAAGAAGAGTTAAAACAGCTTTATAATAAAGATTTTCCACTGTGGGTAGAGATTAACTTGAGATTTCTCAAAGAAAAATCTTACGAGCTTGTAGATTGGGACAATTTGATAGAGGAAATAGAAGATATGGGAAGAAGAGATTTAGATGCCTGTATAAGCTTCCTAGCGGTTATTTTAGAACATATGTATAAACTTGATAACTTTAGAGGCTTAGCTGGTGGAGAAAATGCAGGAAAATCTTGGATAAAGAGCATAAAAAATTCCAGAGTTAGAATACATATTCTCTTTGAGAGATATCCAAGTTTAAAAAGTAAATTACCTAATGAACTAAAAACTGCTTGGATTTTAGCAAGAGGAAGATTAAAAATATGGCTTATAAACAATAATTACAATCCTGACGATTTTAACATACCCACAGAAAGTCCATACTCTTATCAAGATGCAATGGAAAAAGACTTTAACAACTCATAA
- a CDS encoding HDOD domain-containing protein, with product MEEFELRWDKYYLENIKIEDYGYAEFISKTLLRIKTDKKTNLIQEGLTIPVKINGKEYRCFVKEITETRIDLVFKQDFEDVEFIKKNTKYLKTFSTTKKYSISEKDFDSINLSPEFINLINLLAEVDDPNTDAESLAFLINPLTLLKNKIIETANSISEGAVEEIKDLPTAISRIGLEKLKKLVYQYFELFITTYKSPLPDFEEFNQVNLTKVELFKKLPPLISFQPKKKAGLLLLLLELISSSVILFAKKDEKYKKLIKNTVKLYSYITRIYEKVFFGEDFLSMNKDFLNRRFKFLVEVNDSYKLAHLILNPQLSLQSQQLNLSNRNLKRAYIFYLIFLGLNYLVYNDKKSGYILYNKLRRFGMSLNEAVEFLNEIVFFVNKILSALKIKPFLRTPSPVNYTINCKKAFPETGSFVDLIEEFKKVGSGRKNRLILRTQDTAFTGYLLNYLLNDLEVGLSSKTYIVIPCESIQSPDSLLIENLSGFDIVYFKNLDKLYPVFYREFYKLWKNFEGIIMGDYSYYSFIDHDTQKIQLFHVIKDAKFDVPFITKEKQAYDFIVSKLKDEYISLFEATDFKNVDKISNDLYDFESVAKMLLQE from the coding sequence ATGGAAGAGTTTGAATTACGCTGGGATAAGTATTATTTAGAAAACATAAAGATAGAAGACTACGGATACGCTGAGTTTATATCAAAAACTCTACTTAGAATAAAAACAGATAAAAAAACAAACCTAATTCAAGAAGGTTTAACTATTCCAGTTAAAATAAATGGAAAAGAGTATAGATGCTTTGTAAAAGAGATAACAGAAACACGGATTGACCTTGTTTTTAAACAAGATTTTGAAGATGTAGAGTTTATAAAGAAAAATACAAAATACTTAAAAACCTTTTCAACAACTAAAAAGTACTCTATATCAGAGAAGGATTTTGACAGTATAAATTTATCTCCCGAATTTATCAACCTTATAAACCTTTTAGCAGAAGTTGACGACCCTAACACAGATGCAGAAAGTTTAGCTTTTTTAATCAATCCTTTAACGTTATTAAAAAATAAGATAATTGAAACGGCGAATTCTATTTCAGAAGGAGCTGTTGAAGAAATAAAAGACTTACCAACAGCTATATCAAGAATTGGTTTAGAAAAATTAAAAAAGTTAGTTTATCAGTATTTTGAACTGTTTATAACCACTTACAAATCTCCACTTCCAGACTTTGAAGAATTTAATCAAGTTAATTTAACTAAAGTAGAGCTTTTTAAGAAACTCCCACCTTTAATATCTTTTCAACCTAAAAAGAAAGCAGGCTTGCTTTTACTTTTACTTGAGCTTATATCTTCTTCCGTTATCCTATTTGCAAAAAAAGATGAAAAATATAAAAAACTAATAAAAAACACTGTAAAACTTTACTCTTACATAACAAGGATTTATGAGAAAGTCTTTTTTGGAGAAGATTTTTTATCTATGAATAAAGATTTCCTAAATAGAAGATTTAAATTTTTAGTTGAAGTAAACGACAGTTATAAGCTGGCACATTTAATCCTTAACCCTCAACTGTCCTTACAATCTCAGCAGTTAAATCTCTCTAACAGAAACTTAAAAAGAGCTTATATCTTTTACTTAATATTTTTAGGTTTAAACTATCTTGTTTACAACGATAAAAAAAGTGGATATATACTTTACAACAAACTCAGAAGATTTGGAATGTCTTTAAATGAAGCGGTTGAATTCTTAAATGAGATAGTATTTTTCGTTAATAAAATACTGTCAGCTTTGAAGATAAAACCATTTTTAAGAACTCCTTCACCAGTAAACTACACGATAAACTGTAAAAAGGCCTTTCCAGAAACAGGAAGCTTTGTAGACTTAATTGAAGAATTTAAAAAAGTTGGTAGTGGTAGAAAAAACAGATTAATTTTAAGAACGCAAGATACTGCATTTACAGGATACCTTTTAAATTACCTTTTAAACGACTTAGAGGTAGGTTTATCATCTAAAACCTACATTGTAATACCTTGTGAATCTATTCAAAGTCCAGACTCTTTACTGATAGAAAACTTGTCAGGTTTTGATATAGTTTATTTTAAAAATTTAGATAAGCTTTATCCTGTGTTTTATAGAGAATTTTATAAACTCTGGAAAAATTTTGAAGGAATAATCATGGGAGACTACTCTTATTACTCATTTATAGATCACGATACTCAAAAGATTCAGCTTTTCCATGTAATAAAAGACGCAAAATTTGACGTTCCGTTTATAACAAAAGAAAAACAAGCTTACGACTTTATAGTGTCTAAACTTAAAGATGAGTATATATCACTATTTGAAGCAACTGACTTTAAAAATGTTGATAAAATAAGTAATGATTTATACGATTTTGAATCTGTTGCAAAGATGTTGCTACAAGAATAA
- a CDS encoding isoprenyl transferase, which produces MIENLYKIPNHVAIIMDGNGRWAKRRGLERIYGHKEGVKAVERAIKFAKKVGIKYLTLFAFSTENWQRPTDEVNAIMSLLVEYINEKIPMLLENDVKLIFMGKKEGLWDSVLQAMEKGEKETAHCSSLTVVIALNYSGKTEILDAVNKILKSKVDSIDEETFRQFFYRPEIPDPDLLIRTSGEKRISNFLLWQLAYTELYFTDVLWPDFDEEEFLKALYDYQSRERRFGKVLNE; this is translated from the coding sequence ATGATAGAAAATCTGTATAAAATTCCTAATCACGTTGCTATTATTATGGACGGAAACGGGAGATGGGCTAAAAGAAGAGGTCTTGAAAGGATATATGGACACAAAGAAGGTGTAAAGGCAGTAGAGAGAGCTATAAAGTTTGCTAAAAAAGTAGGAATAAAATATTTAACCCTTTTTGCATTTTCCACAGAAAACTGGCAAAGACCTACAGATGAAGTAAATGCAATAATGTCTTTACTTGTAGAATACATTAACGAAAAAATTCCTATGCTTTTAGAAAATGATGTAAAACTAATTTTTATGGGAAAAAAGGAAGGTCTTTGGGACAGTGTTTTACAAGCAATGGAAAAAGGAGAGAAAGAAACGGCACACTGTAGTAGTTTAACGGTAGTTATAGCCCTAAATTACAGTGGTAAAACGGAGATTTTAGATGCTGTTAATAAAATTTTAAAATCTAAGGTTGATAGTATAGATGAAGAGACTTTCAGACAATTTTTTTACAGACCTGAAATTCCCGACCCTGATTTGTTAATTAGAACAAGTGGAGAAAAGAGAATATCTAACTTCCTACTGTGGCAACTTGCCTACACTGAACTTTACTTTACAGATGTTTTATGGCCAGACTTTGATGAAGAAGAATTTTTAAAAGCCCTTTACGATTACCAGAGCAGAGAAAGAAGGTTTGGTAAAGTTTTAAATGAATGA
- a CDS encoding class I tRNA ligase family protein produces the protein MKIKDFLKENHLNINDNAKLLLEKLAVDTSILSKLEETYGKSDKMSKSKHNTVDPDEMVKKYGADTVRLYTLFAAPPENNFDWTESGIEGAHRFVKRFFNYITQHLDLVKDVSYTEEDFKNLSEEDLKIRKKLHWTIKKVKSDIEKNFQFNTAIAAMMELLNELYDYKSKNSKVLREVFEKFILLISPFTPFMADYLWNKLGNSGFTIDYPYPTYDENLLIEKEKEIPVQINGKLRATIKVPVDATEEDVVNIALNNPDVKKWTEGKQITKTIFIQGKILNLIVK, from the coding sequence ATGAAAATAAAGGACTTTTTAAAAGAAAACCATCTAAATATAAATGATAATGCAAAGCTTTTACTTGAAAAGTTAGCAGTAGATACGTCTATTTTATCAAAACTTGAAGAAACCTATGGAAAATCAGACAAAATGTCTAAATCAAAACATAACACCGTTGACCCAGATGAAATGGTAAAAAAATACGGAGCTGATACTGTAAGACTTTACACACTTTTTGCAGCTCCTCCCGAAAACAACTTTGACTGGACAGAAAGTGGTATAGAAGGAGCTCACAGATTTGTAAAAAGATTTTTTAACTACATTACTCAGCATTTAGATTTAGTTAAAGATGTATCTTATACGGAAGAAGACTTTAAAAACTTATCAGAAGAAGATTTAAAAATAAGGAAAAAACTACACTGGACTATTAAAAAAGTAAAGTCTGATATAGAGAAGAACTTTCAGTTTAACACGGCAATAGCTGCAATGATGGAGCTTCTAAATGAGTTGTATGACTACAAAAGTAAAAACTCTAAAGTTCTAAGGGAAGTTTTTGAAAAATTTATACTTTTAATATCTCCTTTTACTCCGTTTATGGCAGATTATCTTTGGAATAAATTGGGCAACAGCGGATTTACTATAGACTATCCTTATCCTACCTACGATGAGAATCTACTGATAGAAAAAGAAAAAGAGATACCAGTTCAAATAAATGGAAAGTTAAGAGCTACAATAAAAGTTCCAGTAGATGCTACTGAGGAAGATGTTGTAAATATAGCTTTAAACAATCCCGATGTTAAAAAATGGACAGAAGGAAAACAGATTACTAAAACTATATTTATTCAAGGAAAGATTTTAAACCTTATAGTTAAGTGA
- the epmA gene encoding elongation factor P--(R)-beta-lysine ligase: MKEIFEKKSKIYQSIRDYFYKTGAIEVFTDILLDYPNLDSNIYPVELFVFNEKKEKIRKFLHTSPEPKMKKIISQIKSDIFQITKVFRNFEGSYKHKIEFTMLEWYRVNYNLEDLMEDTKNIFIETAISLYRKPFITYKGKNYDLTNWEKITVDDAFYRYTKIYPDNIEKMNEFLKQNEPYFKGSDNWEELFFHIYAFYVEPNLGLEKPIFVYDYPPQLSAFAKVENGKGKRFEAYIHGIELVNGYDELNNPQELEKRLLKDIEIKKKEGFDYPLDTEFIQTVKNLPQSAGASLGLDRFIMVFLDLESVHL; encoded by the coding sequence ATGAAAGAGATCTTTGAAAAAAAATCCAAAATATACCAGTCTATCAGAGATTATTTTTACAAAACAGGTGCAATAGAGGTTTTCACAGACATTCTATTAGACTATCCCAACTTAGATAGTAATATATATCCAGTAGAACTTTTTGTTTTCAATGAAAAAAAAGAAAAGATAAGAAAGTTTCTTCATACATCTCCTGAGCCTAAAATGAAAAAAATCATCTCTCAAATAAAGTCAGACATTTTTCAAATAACAAAAGTCTTTAGAAATTTTGAAGGCTCTTACAAGCATAAGATAGAGTTTACGATGCTTGAATGGTACAGAGTAAATTACAACCTTGAAGACCTAATGGAAGACACTAAAAACATATTCATAGAAACAGCAATATCTTTGTATAGAAAACCTTTTATTACTTATAAAGGGAAAAACTACGATTTAACAAACTGGGAAAAAATAACAGTAGATGATGCTTTTTACAGGTACACAAAAATATATCCTGATAACATTGAAAAGATGAATGAGTTTTTAAAACAAAATGAACCTTACTTTAAAGGAAGTGATAACTGGGAAGAGTTATTTTTTCATATATACGCTTTCTATGTAGAGCCAAATTTAGGATTAGAAAAACCAATTTTTGTATACGATTATCCGCCACAGCTTTCAGCCTTTGCAAAAGTAGAAAATGGTAAAGGAAAAAGGTTTGAAGCTTATATACACGGTATAGAGCTTGTAAACGGTTATGATGAGTTAAACAACCCACAAGAGTTAGAAAAAAGACTACTTAAAGATATAGAAATTAAAAAGAAAGAAGGATTTGACTATCCTTTAGACACAGAGTTTATTCAAACCGTTAAAAATCTTCCTCAGTCAGCAGGAGCTTCACTAGGATTAGATAGATTTATAATGGTGTTTTTAGATTTAGAATCAGTACATTTATAG
- the ybgF gene encoding tol-pal system protein YbgF produces MKKIYLFALSALVLSSCASEDKIVSLQREILSIRQELNELKDQTRSNTEAITNLTSRVDRLSQAVSQNTTDIEKLKASKLSEEKPQVKQPPSPPPQEIKREGKEEVAVPQNDKQLYQYALDLYFKGNIEESRKAFVEFLKKYPDSDLYGNAIFWAGQTFYAERKYKDAVEIWNLLLQKCDEGKIKRCVKYPDAMLKIGYSYIEMGDVEKGKKYLQDLIQKYPDTEAAALAKKKLEALK; encoded by the coding sequence ATGAAAAAGATTTATTTATTTGCTTTATCAGCATTGGTTTTATCTTCTTGTGCTTCTGAAGATAAGATAGTTTCTCTTCAAAGAGAGATTTTAAGCATTAGGCAAGAATTAAATGAACTTAAAGACCAAACCAGGTCAAACACAGAAGCCATTACAAATCTTACTTCAAGGGTAGATAGACTATCCCAAGCTGTATCTCAAAACACTACAGATATAGAAAAGCTAAAAGCGTCTAAGCTGTCTGAAGAAAAGCCTCAAGTCAAACAACCCCCATCTCCTCCTCCTCAAGAGATAAAGAGAGAAGGCAAAGAAGAAGTAGCGGTGCCTCAAAACGATAAACAGCTTTATCAGTACGCCCTTGACCTTTATTTTAAAGGTAATATAGAAGAGTCAAGAAAAGCGTTTGTAGAGTTTTTAAAAAAATATCCAGACTCTGACTTATACGGAAACGCAATATTCTGGGCAGGACAGACTTTTTACGCGGAGAGAAAGTATAAAGATGCTGTAGAAATATGGAATCTTTTACTTCAAAAGTGTGATGAAGGAAAAATTAAAAGATGTGTAAAGTATCCTGATGCTATGTTAAAAATAGGTTATTCTTATATAGAGATGGGCGATGTGGAAAAAGGTAAAAAGTATTTACAAGATTTGATTCAAAAATATCCCGATACAGAAGCAGCTGCTTTAGCTAAGAAAAAACTTGAGGCTCTTAAATGA
- the mqnC gene encoding cyclic dehypoxanthinyl futalosine synthase, whose amino-acid sequence MLKEKVLIDKVLEGERITPEEALYMLENYDLLTLGRLADFVRQKKHPDNIATFVVDRNINYTNICVAGCKFCAFQRRKSDKDAYVLDLDEIFAKIQELVDWGGTTLLMQGGLNPDLRLDFYVELFSRIKERFPQIQIHSLSATEINYIAKLEKMSIKQVLEKLKEAGLMSLPGGGAEILSDEVRVLISSNKTTTAQWLEVHRTAHELGMRSTATMMFGHVEKPKHIIQHLENVRQLQDQTGGFTAFIPWTFQKGNTMLDHLEPATSVWYLKVLAISRIYLDNFDNIQSSHVTQTMKIGQTGLRFGSNDLGSTMIEENVVASTGFKVSSPRPEKMAKQIKDAGFIPAQRDTYYNIVKVFN is encoded by the coding sequence ATGCTTAAAGAAAAAGTTTTAATTGATAAAGTTTTAGAAGGAGAAAGGATAACTCCAGAAGAAGCTCTGTATATGCTGGAAAACTATGACCTTTTAACCCTTGGAAGACTTGCAGATTTTGTAAGGCAGAAAAAACATCCAGATAACATAGCCACATTTGTTGTAGATAGGAATATTAACTATACAAATATATGCGTTGCGGGATGTAAGTTCTGTGCCTTTCAGAGAAGAAAATCTGACAAAGATGCTTACGTACTTGACCTTGACGAAATATTTGCAAAAATACAGGAACTTGTAGACTGGGGAGGAACTACTCTTTTAATGCAAGGGGGACTAAACCCAGACTTAAGATTAGATTTTTACGTAGAACTATTTTCAAGGATAAAAGAAAGATTTCCACAGATACAGATTCACTCTTTATCTGCAACTGAAATTAACTATATTGCTAAGTTAGAAAAAATGAGTATAAAACAAGTTCTTGAAAAGTTAAAAGAAGCAGGCCTTATGTCTTTACCGGGTGGGGGAGCTGAAATTCTGTCCGATGAAGTTAGAGTTTTAATATCTTCAAATAAAACAACTACAGCCCAGTGGCTTGAAGTTCACAGAACAGCTCACGAGCTTGGAATGAGGTCTACAGCAACGATGATGTTTGGACACGTTGAAAAACCGAAACACATAATACAGCATCTTGAAAATGTCAGACAGCTCCAAGACCAAACAGGAGGTTTTACTGCGTTTATACCTTGGACTTTTCAAAAAGGCAATACAATGTTAGACCATTTAGAACCTGCAACTTCTGTATGGTATCTAAAAGTTTTAGCAATTTCAAGAATTTATCTTGACAACTTTGATAATATCCAATCTTCCCACGTAACTCAAACTATGAAGATAGGACAGACAGGTTTAAGGTTTGGATCTAACGACCTTGGAAGCACTATGATTGAGGAAAATGTGGTAGCATCTACAGGATTTAAAGTATCAAGTCCAAGACCTGAAAAAATGGCAAAACAGATAAAAGACGCAGGCTTTATCCCAGCCCAAAGGGACACCTACTACAACATAGTGAAAGTGTTTAATTGA
- the rplU gene encoding 50S ribosomal protein L21 gives MYAVIKTGGKQYKVESGALLKVEKLCANEGDKIEIPAICVKDDQGNLKTEGTVKATVLKHGKHKKVLVFKYKRKKNYKRLNGHRQPFTLLKIEEIA, from the coding sequence ATGTACGCTGTTATAAAGACAGGTGGAAAGCAGTATAAAGTTGAGTCAGGAGCACTTTTAAAGGTTGAAAAGCTTTGTGCTAACGAAGGGGACAAGATAGAGATCCCTGCTATATGTGTAAAAGATGATCAAGGAAACTTGAAAACAGAAGGTACAGTAAAGGCAACTGTATTAAAACACGGAAAACACAAAAAAGTTTTAGTATTCAAATACAAAAGGAAGAAGAACTACAAAAGATTAAACGGACACAGACAACCCTTTACTTTATTAAAGATTGAAGAAATAGCTTAA